Proteins co-encoded in one bacterium genomic window:
- a CDS encoding Nramp family divalent metal transporter — protein sequence MKFTLPILRRAGRAAAMTRLAMFFAIMGPGIITQNVDNDAGGITTYSLAGANFGYALLWTMIPVTIALYVIQEMASRLGAVTGKGLADLIRERFGLRTTVWVMLVLLAADFGNTLAEFSGLAAGGEIFGVSKYVFVPIGALTVWLLVVRGTYRSVERIFLGASAFYVAYVISGVLAKPDWGVVLRASVVPTFSFQAAYLLMFVGVIGTTIAPWMQFYLQSTVVEKGITVKDYGYTRTDVFIGSLMTDIVAWFIIVACGATIFAHHIHVETVKDAALALAPLAGRYATLLFALGLINASLFSASVLPLATSHYVCEALGFEAGVDRTIRQAPVFYGLYIALIVGACIIVLLPNAPLLQILFLSQVANGILLPFILVFMLLLVNQKRLMGAYTNSVPFNVIAWVTTVLMIVLTLALVVTQIFPFGG from the coding sequence GTGAAATTCACCCTTCCGATCCTGAGGCGGGCCGGCCGGGCCGCGGCGATGACCCGGCTGGCGATGTTCTTCGCCATCATGGGCCCCGGCATCATCACCCAGAACGTCGACAACGACGCCGGCGGCATTACCACCTACTCGCTCGCCGGCGCCAATTTCGGCTACGCGCTCTTGTGGACGATGATCCCGGTGACGATCGCGCTGTACGTCATCCAGGAGATGGCCTCGCGCCTCGGCGCCGTGACCGGCAAGGGCCTCGCCGACCTGATCCGGGAGCGGTTCGGCCTCCGCACCACGGTCTGGGTCATGCTGGTGCTGCTCGCGGCGGACTTCGGCAATACGCTCGCCGAGTTCTCTGGGCTCGCCGCCGGCGGGGAGATCTTCGGCGTCTCCAAGTACGTGTTCGTGCCGATCGGCGCGCTCACGGTGTGGCTGCTCGTGGTCCGCGGCACCTACCGGTCGGTGGAGCGCATCTTCCTCGGCGCGAGCGCCTTCTACGTCGCCTATGTGATCTCGGGCGTGCTCGCGAAGCCGGACTGGGGCGTCGTGCTCCGCGCGTCGGTCGTGCCCACGTTCAGCTTCCAGGCCGCGTATCTCCTGATGTTCGTCGGCGTGATCGGCACCACGATCGCGCCGTGGATGCAGTTCTACCTGCAGTCGACCGTCGTTGAGAAGGGCATCACGGTCAAGGACTACGGGTACACGCGGACGGACGTGTTCATCGGCTCGTTGATGACCGATATCGTCGCCTGGTTCATCATCGTGGCCTGCGGCGCGACGATCTTCGCGCACCACATCCACGTCGAGACGGTCAAGGACGCGGCGCTTGCGCTTGCCCCGCTCGCCGGCCGGTACGCGACGTTACTGTTCGCGCTCGGGCTCATCAACGCGTCGCTGTTCTCGGCGTCGGTGCTGCCGCTCGCGACGTCGCACTACGTGTGCGAGGCGCTCGGGTTCGAGGCGGGCGTCGACCGGACGATCCGCCAGGCCCCGGTGTTCTACGGCCTCTACATCGCGCTCATCGTCGGGGCGTGCATCATCGTCCTGCTCCCCAACGCCCCGCTGCTGCAGATCCTGTTCCTGTCGCAGGTCGCGAACGGCATCCTGCTGCCGTTCATCCTCGTGTTCATGCTGCTGCTCGTCAACCAGAAGCGCCTGATGGGCGCCTACACCAACTCGGTACCCTTCAACGTCATCGCGTGGGTGACCACGGTCCTGATGATCGTCCTGACGCTGGCGCTGGTCGTGACGCAGATCTTCCCGTTCGGCGGGTAG
- a CDS encoding uroporphyrinogen decarboxylase family protein yields MTHRERIDSAIAGKRPDKVPAALWRHFPEQDQKAERLAEAHIAFYRAYDPDILKVTPASGYYGDDWGLRAGYKPNREGTRTISDRPIKKAADWGKLRRLDTSHGVYGREAHAIRLVADAVGRDVHVLETVFSPLSIARTIAGEQATVRYIRENPEALHEGLEIITDVQIAFVRNVLAAGADGVFFSSQMATHDLLTREEYEEFGRPYDLRMLDEAGAALVLLHIHGVNVMFDLFDDYPVQIVNWHARETTPTIADARRRVSACLACGIDAWNTLAKRTPDDVAAEVRDAIAQTGGRGHIVTTGCVMPVDTPEANIRAAIAAAREA; encoded by the coding sequence GTGACGCACCGCGAGCGGATCGACTCGGCGATCGCCGGCAAGCGTCCCGACAAGGTGCCGGCGGCGCTGTGGCGCCATTTTCCGGAGCAGGATCAGAAGGCCGAGCGGCTCGCCGAGGCCCACATCGCTTTCTATCGCGCCTACGACCCGGACATCCTGAAGGTCACGCCGGCGAGCGGCTACTACGGCGACGATTGGGGACTCCGCGCCGGTTACAAGCCGAACCGCGAAGGCACGCGCACGATCAGCGACCGTCCGATCAAGAAGGCGGCGGATTGGGGGAAACTGCGGCGGCTCGACACAAGCCACGGCGTGTACGGCCGCGAGGCGCACGCGATCCGCCTCGTCGCCGACGCGGTCGGCCGCGACGTCCACGTGCTGGAGACGGTGTTCAGCCCGCTCAGTATCGCCCGCACGATCGCGGGCGAGCAGGCCACCGTCCGGTACATTCGCGAGAACCCCGAAGCCCTGCACGAGGGGCTCGAGATCATCACGGACGTCCAGATCGCGTTCGTCCGCAACGTGCTGGCGGCGGGCGCCGACGGGGTGTTCTTCTCGAGCCAGATGGCGACGCACGATCTCCTCACCCGCGAAGAGTACGAGGAATTCGGACGGCCCTACGACCTCCGGATGCTGGACGAAGCCGGCGCCGCGCTGGTCTTGCTCCACATCCACGGCGTGAACGTGATGTTCGATCTGTTCGATGACTACCCGGTGCAGATCGTCAACTGGCACGCGCGCGAGACCACCCCGACGATCGCCGACGCCCGCCGGCGCGTCTCGGCGTGCCTGGCCTGCGGCATCGACGCCTGGAACACGCTGGCCAAGCGGACGCCGGACGACGTGGCGGCGGAGGTCCGCGACGCCATCGCGCAGACCGGAGGGCGAGGCCACATCGTCACCACCGGCTGCGTCATGCCCGTCGACACGCCCGAGGCCAACATCCGCGCCGCGATCGCCGCGGCAAGAGAAGCCTGA
- a CDS encoding threonine/serine dehydratase translates to MATPLESLWAGPTPTVEDVLVARRVIAPHLDRTPLVPAPALDRILGARVYVKCENVLPTGAFKVRGGINLMSRLTADERRRGVITASTGNHGQSIAYAARLFGVPAIIGAPEGANPLKVAAMRALGAEVALHGRDFDESREWVERTAAAEGYRYVHSANEPLLIAGVGTLSLEVMEDLPEADVIIAPVGAGSGACGHCITAKTLSSRVRVIGVQAEGAPPVYRTLKERRMVQLDRMETFAEGLATRIPFALPVSILSRLLDEIVLVSDEDLRRAVLLLGEAVRQTAEGAGAASTAAALRLGERLRGKTVVLILSGGNIPVEQLGEFYADRARVAAVASMLRGPSGRHIRQRGGEA, encoded by the coding sequence ATGGCGACCCCGCTCGAGAGCCTGTGGGCCGGTCCGACCCCGACGGTCGAAGACGTCCTCGTCGCGCGCCGGGTGATCGCGCCGCACCTGGACCGGACCCCGCTCGTCCCCGCCCCGGCCCTCGACCGCATTCTCGGCGCGCGGGTCTACGTGAAGTGCGAAAATGTGCTGCCGACGGGCGCGTTCAAGGTACGGGGCGGGATCAACCTCATGAGCCGTCTCACCGCGGACGAGCGCCGGCGCGGCGTCATCACGGCGAGCACCGGCAACCACGGGCAGTCGATCGCGTACGCCGCGCGGCTCTTCGGCGTGCCGGCGATCATCGGCGCGCCGGAAGGCGCGAATCCTCTCAAGGTCGCGGCGATGCGCGCGCTCGGCGCCGAGGTCGCGCTGCACGGCCGGGACTTCGACGAGTCCCGGGAATGGGTCGAGCGAACCGCGGCCGCGGAAGGCTACCGGTACGTCCACTCCGCCAACGAGCCGCTCCTGATCGCCGGCGTCGGGACCCTCAGCCTGGAAGTGATGGAGGATCTGCCGGAGGCCGACGTCATCATCGCGCCGGTCGGCGCCGGCAGCGGCGCCTGCGGACACTGCATCACGGCCAAGACGCTCTCTTCGCGCGTCCGCGTGATCGGCGTCCAGGCGGAGGGCGCGCCGCCGGTCTACCGGACCCTCAAGGAGCGCCGGATGGTGCAGCTCGACCGTATGGAGACGTTCGCGGAGGGCCTCGCCACGCGTATCCCGTTCGCGCTGCCGGTGTCGATTCTGAGCCGGCTGCTCGATGAGATCGTACTCGTGAGCGACGAGGACCTGCGCCGCGCGGTCTTGCTCCTCGGGGAAGCGGTGCGCCAGACCGCGGAAGGCGCCGGCGCGGCCTCCACCGCGGCCGCCCTGCGCCTCGGGGAACGGCTTCGCGGCAAGACGGTGGTGCTGATCCTCAGCGGCGGCAACATCCCGGTGGAGCAGTTGGGCGAGTTCTACGCGGACCGTGCCCGCGTGGCCGCGGTGGCCTCGATGCTGCGCGGCCCGTCGGGAAGGCACATTCGGCAAAGGGGTGGGGAGGCGTGA